The Thomasclavelia ramosa DSM 1402 genome includes a region encoding these proteins:
- a CDS encoding ATP-binding cassette domain-containing protein produces MLELINVQKDYGRFKLNCSLEVKAGCVTGLIGQNGAGKSTTFKAVLGLISVDSGTVKLFSKDIKRLSIEDKQNIGVVLSDSGFSEYLRIEDIIPIMESLYRHFDKQMFIERVRHFELPLNKQIKEFSTGMKVKLKVLIALSHQSKLLILDEPTAGLDVIVRDELLDMLRDYMEQNEDCAIIISSHISSDLEGLCDDLYMIDQGKIVMHEETDVLLSDYAILKVDEEQFYELDKQYLLCQKRESFGYRCLTNQKQFYLENYPDVVIEKSSIDEVMTLMIRGEK; encoded by the coding sequence ATGTTAGAACTAATTAATGTGCAAAAAGATTATGGACGTTTTAAGCTTAATTGTTCTTTAGAAGTTAAGGCTGGTTGTGTTACTGGGCTGATCGGACAAAATGGTGCTGGTAAAAGTACTACTTTTAAAGCTGTTTTGGGTCTGATTTCAGTAGATAGTGGGACTGTTAAATTATTTAGCAAAGATATTAAAAGATTAAGTATAGAAGATAAACAAAATATTGGGGTCGTGTTATCGGATTCGGGATTTAGTGAATATCTGAGGATTGAAGATATCATCCCTATTATGGAATCACTGTATCGTCATTTTGATAAACAGATGTTTATTGAAAGAGTTCGTCATTTTGAATTACCATTAAACAAACAAATCAAAGAATTTTCAACGGGAATGAAAGTAAAATTAAAAGTTTTGATTGCTTTATCACACCAAAGTAAGTTATTGATTTTAGATGAGCCAACAGCAGGCTTAGATGTTATTGTGCGAGATGAATTGCTGGATATGCTTCGTGATTATATGGAACAAAATGAAGATTGTGCAATCATTATTAGTTCTCATATTTCCAGTGATTTAGAAGGACTATGTGATGATTTATATATGATTGATCAGGGTAAAATTGTTATGCATGAAGAAACAGATGTATTATTAAGTGACTATGCGATTTTGAAAGTTGATGAGGAACAGTTTTATGAATTAGATAAACAATATTTGCTTTGTCAAAAGAGAGAAAGTTTTGGATACCGCTGTTTAACTAATCAGAAACAATTTTATTTAGAAAATTATCCTGACGTGGTTATTGAAAAAAGTAGTATTGATGAGGTAATGACATTAATGATTAGGGGTGAAAAATAA
- a CDS encoding GntR family transcriptional regulator, with translation MKIIINNSSMQPIYEQLVEQIKAQIINGQLHENDVLPSVRALSKELKISALTVKKAYDHLETEGFTATIHGKGTYVKGANQELLLEERRKEVETELESTIDKGRRYGMNDDEIKALFNLIMEE, from the coding sequence ATGAAGATTATCATAAATAATTCATCGATGCAGCCAATCTATGAACAACTTGTTGAACAAATAAAAGCTCAAATCATAAATGGTCAATTGCATGAAAATGATGTATTACCATCAGTTCGTGCGTTATCAAAAGAATTAAAGATAAGCGCATTAACAGTTAAAAAGGCGTATGATCATCTTGAAACAGAAGGATTTACAGCAACGATTCATGGCAAAGGTACTTATGTAAAAGGGGCGAATCAAGAGTTGTTGTTGGAGGAGCGGCGCAAAGAAGTCGAAACTGAACTGGAAAGTACCATTGATAAAGGAAGACGTTACGGGATGAACGACGATGAGATAAAAGCTTTATTTAATTTGATTATGGAGGAATAA